A portion of the Nitrospira defluvii genome contains these proteins:
- a CDS encoding YncE family protein has translation MRICAALVMLAMMGGCHSPNFRTTSTGTTIISGDPLELESLFGKAQVVNVADDLDSFRFNSSGERIYYTSIKSQNFGVIHTKGHEVEAIHLGCSPSNFVVDNKDQEAYVMCSSRDSDGLLLKISLPMKKVTGTLTLNKGFISFSLVLTSDAKRLYVTDANSLFLYMLDAKDLKIYQKIALQEPAGWRSVLSPDETRLYVLHPFARTISVMSTRDNSRLDLIRNIGTFPTALVASKDGNKLYVGDNEAAIVTIFDTTTFQTSSFKVEDKTGWFSQHLKPPDDMVVVPDLAMTTDQKLFMWHPNNTSHLAMVDLRGMSVIHLHLPSNMRIAGMALDNSGRHMALSAMDKRLLLFTKHSGASMLEN, from the coding sequence ATGCGAATATGCGCCGCACTGGTGATGTTAGCAATGATGGGCGGCTGTCACTCACCGAATTTTAGGACAACTAGTACGGGCACCACAATTATATCTGGCGACCCTCTCGAGCTCGAAAGCCTGTTTGGGAAAGCCCAAGTGGTGAATGTGGCCGATGACCTTGATTCTTTTAGGTTCAATTCTTCAGGCGAAAGGATCTACTACACCTCGATAAAAAGTCAGAATTTCGGTGTGATACATACCAAGGGGCACGAGGTCGAAGCGATTCATCTCGGCTGCAGCCCCAGCAACTTTGTCGTTGATAACAAGGACCAAGAAGCATACGTGATGTGTTCCAGTCGGGATAGCGATGGACTACTATTGAAGATATCATTGCCAATGAAGAAAGTTACGGGAACTCTTACCCTTAACAAGGGATTCATTTCTTTTTCTCTTGTGTTAACTTCTGATGCAAAGAGGCTCTACGTTACTGATGCTAATAGTTTGTTTTTGTATATGCTGGATGCGAAGGATCTGAAGATCTATCAAAAAATTGCGCTACAAGAGCCAGCCGGATGGCGAAGCGTGCTTTCACCAGACGAAACGAGATTATACGTATTGCATCCTTTTGCACGAACTATTAGCGTTATGAGCACCAGGGATAACTCTCGGCTAGACCTCATCAGAAATATAGGGACTTTTCCAACTGCCTTAGTCGCATCCAAAGACGGGAACAAACTATACGTCGGTGACAACGAAGCCGCGATAGTGACGATATTTGACACCACTACCTTTCAAACATCCTCCTTCAAGGTCGAGGATAAGACGGGCTGGTTCTCGCAACATCTAAAGCCTCCTGATGATATGGTGGTTGTGCCGGATCTGGCGATGACCACCGATCAGAAGCTGTTTATGTGGCATCCCAACAACACTTCACATTTGGCCATGGTTGATCTCCGGGGGATGTCAGTAATTCACTTGCATCTGCCAAGTAATATGCGAATAGCCGGAATGGCCTTGGACAACTCTGGTCGCCACATGGCCCTTAGCGCAATGGATAAAAGGTTACTGCTTTTTACAAAGCATAGTGGCGCGTCCATGCTTGAGAATTAG
- a CDS encoding S1 family peptidase — translation MAKMVHRHCFLILTLCLLSELLSISFAISGADDELKNKVVEILSNGEPVGAGLLITDKGHILTARHNIKNAPYTVQIKRYNKSLPETASVLSMSEHFDLALIAILPESLLVPMKIGDSSKVSAGEALKLIGSPAKNGVTRSFNVDVLPVKAVDNNGLIWLNGDLYPGNSGGPAVNSLGEVIGIVLRRSEVVSESFVLPISYAQHFLLSCGIWVEQGRVALYGSELSQIKKQLLTYQAMYAFMTTDLKWDASIFLQPTILPTAQPKGESGGGKREIKISYEKRFEGQQVPDKAMIKIFPLLADSFDRDKAEQQGLFMGRVVEFDSSGVAVISEVESSLDATLREYNRKTQSKLQHAEILSLQIEIVPERNDQQYSKTVLNRKYCPSVKC, via the coding sequence ATGGCAAAGATGGTCCACCGTCACTGCTTCCTTATTCTGACGCTCTGCCTCCTCTCTGAGCTGTTATCAATTTCATTTGCCATTTCAGGTGCCGACGACGAGCTTAAGAATAAGGTTGTAGAAATATTGAGCAACGGGGAGCCAGTTGGCGCCGGCCTATTGATTACGGATAAGGGACATATTCTCACGGCTAGACACAACATTAAGAACGCTCCATATACTGTGCAGATAAAGCGCTATAACAAATCTCTACCAGAGACGGCCTCGGTATTAAGCATGAGCGAGCATTTTGATCTCGCACTGATTGCGATCCTTCCTGAGAGCCTTCTTGTTCCGATGAAAATCGGAGATTCGAGTAAGGTTTCTGCAGGCGAAGCCCTTAAGCTGATCGGGAGCCCTGCCAAGAATGGAGTCACACGTTCATTTAATGTTGATGTTTTGCCGGTAAAGGCTGTGGACAATAATGGTTTGATATGGCTAAACGGTGATCTTTATCCTGGGAATAGCGGAGGGCCAGCCGTGAACTCTTTGGGAGAAGTCATCGGGATTGTGTTGAGGCGGTCAGAGGTAGTATCCGAGAGTTTCGTATTGCCAATTTCATACGCTCAGCATTTTTTACTTTCTTGTGGGATTTGGGTCGAGCAGGGAAGAGTCGCATTGTACGGTTCTGAGCTATCTCAAATTAAGAAACAGTTGTTGACGTATCAGGCAATGTACGCCTTCATGACCACGGACCTAAAGTGGGACGCCAGCATATTCTTACAGCCGACTATTCTGCCAACAGCGCAGCCAAAGGGAGAATCGGGTGGGGGAAAAAGGGAAATCAAAATATCGTATGAGAAACGATTTGAAGGCCAGCAAGTTCCTGACAAGGCCATGATTAAGATCTTCCCTTTACTTGCTGACAGTTTTGATAGAGACAAAGCAGAACAGCAGGGTTTGTTTATGGGTAGGGTAGTGGAGTTTGATAGTTCAGGGGTAGCAGTAATTTCAGAAGTCGAAAGTTCGCTTGATGCAACGCTCAGGGAATATAATCGCAAAACCCAGAGCAAGCTACAACACGCTGAAATATTGAGCCTCCAGATTGAGATTGTTCCTGAGCGTAATGATCAGCAATACTCTAAAACTGTCCTAAATCGAAAATATTGTCCTAGCGTCAAATGTTAG
- a CDS encoding trypco2 family protein, translating into MPKFGMVLSLLLLFTFANDPNNASGDDFGVDQVIKALKEDIRTAQATETGKPRLQIDRVDLELSIATESGGEAGLKVSVLGGLGVNMGAGAAQVNGQTIKLTLTPIGDLEIGAKKDHGLAAAIGSVKNALRNAINDPPPLKLDGFVYETEFGIEKTAQGGISFFIIDIAGGKYKQSTIHRLKIHLSLAG; encoded by the coding sequence ATGCCAAAATTTGGCATGGTTCTATCACTGCTATTGCTTTTTACTTTCGCGAATGATCCTAACAATGCCTCAGGCGATGATTTTGGCGTAGATCAGGTGATAAAGGCATTGAAGGAAGATATACGCACTGCTCAGGCTACTGAAACTGGGAAGCCAAGATTGCAAATAGACCGCGTCGATCTTGAATTAAGTATAGCAACTGAATCTGGCGGAGAAGCTGGACTTAAAGTATCCGTTCTGGGTGGACTAGGTGTAAATATGGGGGCGGGGGCCGCTCAGGTCAACGGTCAGACCATAAAACTCACATTGACGCCCATTGGAGATTTGGAGATAGGTGCAAAGAAAGATCATGGCCTTGCCGCTGCAATTGGAAGTGTCAAGAACGCTCTACGGAATGCCATAAACGATCCGCCGCCGTTGAAGCTGGATGGATTTGTATATGAAACAGAATTCGGGATCGAGAAAACTGCACAGGGCGGGATCAGTTTTTTTATCATTGATATCGCAGGGGGTAAGTACAAGCAATCTACGATTCATCGTTTGAAGATTCATCTCTCACTCGCCGGTTAA